In Symphalangus syndactylus isolate Jambi chromosome 9, NHGRI_mSymSyn1-v2.1_pri, whole genome shotgun sequence, the genomic stretch gaaaccccatctctactaaaatgcaaaaaattagctgggcgtggtagcatgcacctgaagtcccagctactcgggaggctgaggtaggggaatctcttgaacctgggaggcggaggttgcagtgagccgagatcgtgccactgcactccagtgtggcaacagagcaaggctccatctcaaaaacaaacaaacaaaaaaagtatatggTACACTTATGGTATGTAAATGGTATTTTCCAGTTAAGCATATTTTACTATGATCGCATTACACAGCATGTTGTTCAGCAACATTCATTCCGTATGCCTACGCtgtgcaccactgtgctcatTCACTGTTACTGGGCAAATTCCCAATTTATATTATGTTATCTGCCAACCAGGTCCCACACAACTGGGCAGACACATGCCTTTAACATTCATTAAAATGAACTCAATCTTCAGTTTCAATTCTGTTTCAATGCAGGTGTGGAAAGAAGGTTCCATATCTTGGGTAATCTGTGAAATctagatataaatagaataacatTGGGAGAACATAAACTGCTTTTTTTGTAGAATACCGTTTACTTGTTAAGGAATAGAAGGTGTTTGAAAGACAAAGTATATAATCACTATGGTTtggaaactaatttttaaaaactgtataatGTCCTAGAGAATAAAGAACTCACAAATTTTTTGACTTGGCTTTCTAAAATCTGCTCATTCCTCACACCACCTATGCAGACTATGGTAGAAGTGTGCCTTGTATTTTCATTCAAACCATCTAGCAGCTTTGAGGCCTAATTCCCCTTTGCTAAGACAGGTAACCACTCTGACCCTCTGTCTCCACGACTGTAGATTGGAGATATACCCACTGCCACACTTGAGTAGGTCTGTGCAAAGTTAGGAGGGAATGTCACTGTACTCTTGCCTAGCACCTTGAGCAAGGCAAGCACATACCTTATCTTTTTCGTATATTCACCAGGAGGGTAAATGACTGGAGGAGGACCCTGAGACAAAGAGGTTAATTCACTACGAAAAGTTCCACAGTCAAAGTCAATGAGTAGTGCTACTTGAGGCTCAAATTCAGATCTTCCAATTCTAAATCCAGTGATCTTTCTATTATACCATGTTTTGTACAGTCCTATTATTCGTGGGTTGTGTTTCTTCGTTTTACTTGTTATTTTGACCTTTACTCtggcttttccagaatgttagGGAAATTTCTCTGCATGTTTGGACATTCAGGTTATAAGAAGACATCTGTCAGCTATTTATGTAACCAGATTTCCCACCTTTCCACTAAACCAGTATTTTCTAGACAGTAAGGCACTATATAAACACAAGGTATCATTTTGTTTGATGAATTATGAATAGGCAAACATGGTTGTCTACAGGTCGTCTCATCACAACTGCAGGGCAGGTTTACCTACCCAATCATAAGGCACCCAGAGGAATAACTGGCCCCTTACCCACCACCAAGGCTTGGAAACAGCGTAAACCACCAGgagcttttctctctccctcaatCTTCCACAGGGCTTGAATATCAAGCCTGGGCCAGGAGAGGAGCAAGTACCTGTCATCATAGGAGGAGATCCTCTTGCCATCCATGACTCGTGAGGGTGTGAGGGAGAGCAGGCTGAGGGAATACAGCTTTTGCAGGAAGTGACTCTCTATTAAAAAAGAACATAATAGGGTTCTCCTCAAGGTGGAAACAGAGCCTATCCCGGGACACTGAAGACCAGGCCCAACTCACCTCTGACTTTGGCATCCTTACTGAAGCGCCACTGAGGCACAAAGACAGTTATGTCACGGTGGCCACGGTCCCAGAAGTACTGCACAGCAATGGCAATGCCCCGGCTGGAGAAGTAGTGCTGGAGGCCATGCCTGTAGTGGGAGGGGGTCGGCCAGAGGAGGGGCTTGGCACCCTGGCTACAATGCCAGCCCCTCAGGACATATCCTCCCTCTCCTAGGCCCTTAGCCCCACCAGGTACTCACACCATGGCCACGTTGCTGCCGTCAATGACAATATGGCGGAGGTCTGgctggccaggcacattggcaaGGCACAGGGTGAAAGGATCCTGCAGGGCCTCCTTGAAACGCTGTGTGCCAGTCACCAAGTTGCCCCCTCGGGCGCCTCGTTTCCATTGAGGCCCCCGACCCCGTGCCATGCCCTGCTGCTTGTCTCCCCTGTCCCCATCTCCCCGGCCTCCGCAGTCACCCCGGTCTCCACAGTGCCATGGGGGTTCCGGTGCAGGCGGAGGGCTGGGCACCCTCGGAGGAGAGGCATTACCATTGTGGAGCCGCTGGAGGAGGGAGGCTCCTCGGGACTGAGCTGCCCTGTGACAGGAGCCATGGGCACCGGCAGGCTCACGGTGGACACAGAACCCTCCTCCTCCCTGAGCTATCTCCTCCTTCCCCACGGCCTTCCCTTTCAGGGGTGCTGACTCCCTTGCCCCTCCACCCACTGACTGTGGCCTGAGGGCCACTTCTCTCTCCCAGGCCTCTTCCCCAGGCAACTCCTTCCACCCGaaatccatctccctgggaccaccctgtttccctccctccttcaccaCAGCGTAACTGTCTCCCCTTGCTCCCCTGGAATCTCCGGGTCCCATAGATCCAGTGTCCAGGGACTCCCTGCCGTCACTAAGGGGAGCTCTCACTCCTTGGCACTGAGGACCCAGCAAGCCTGAGCTCCGCCTCTCCCAAGAAGCCAGTGCTCCTGGCCCCTGCCCACTGGACGCCTCCTGCACCAGACTCAGCAGCTCCTCCTGGACAGCCAGGGGCAACTGCAGCAGAGCCTCTCTATGGGCATCCGCCGGGGACTGCAGCAGGGCAGAGAAGTCTCTCAGCACTCCAGTACACTGCGAGGCTCCGGAAGACGGTCCTGGCGTGAAGTCCCAGCTCAGCCGCTCTGCCAGCTCTTCTACCCGGCTCTGAGCCATGACAAAGGCCTCAGTCAGGCCACTGATCATCAGTGAGCCGGGCGCCCTGGGCACCAGATGGGCTGACGTGCTCCAGGCCAGGCAGTCAAGGAAGAAGCCCTGGGCTCCCAGAAAGATGCAGTGCAGTTTGGGCGGGTAGTGGATTTCATCCTGCAGTTCTGGGCTGCAGAGGCCCTTCAGGTACTCCTggttgggaggaagggaaggtCAGGAAAAGTAAACTGCTGGAATCCTAACTGGCCCAGGTCACCTCTCCTGGCTCCTTGCTCGCTCCTGAGCTCCAGGATGTCTGGAGTATCCACATgatgttattcccattttagagataaggaaactgagactcccaTCACAAAGCTGGTACATGATTGAGCCATCCTGGAACCCCAGCCTAATCCCAAAGGAAGCAATGTGGTCCAGCCTCCCACCCCACAGTGCATTCCTTGGTGGGGCCAACTTGTTCAGCCAGATATCTCTATTCTCCCAAAGAGCACAGAATGATTTTTGCGAGCCTGGGCCATCACAGAAGAAATTAAGCTGAAACTGAAAACAAATATAGAGTTGGAAAGTCCCTCAAAACTCAGGGGCACTGAGGTTGCCAGTGAGACAACCAAGAAGTCGAGATCCTCCCcaggcccctcctcttccctgctcTCCTCCGCCCTGGGGGAAAGCGTCCTTGGTGCCTGGAGGGATGGGGGAGAGAAGGAGTTCACCTTGGCTCTGCTGGCGTTTTCCTTGGGGCCCTCCAGCTGCAGCCAGATGTGGGGGTTGTCCGGACAGTCCTTCGGAAGGACGCTCACCCCCACGCTGAAGATGCGCGCCACATGGGGCTGCTGTTCCCGAACCTTGTTCTCAGCCTCCGCAGACACCGCAAAGCGGTCTGGGGACGCAGGGCGGGCCCCCCAGGTAGGCATGGCTGCTGCCCCCAGCCCTGGAAGGGGAGAA encodes the following:
- the KHNYN gene encoding protein KHNYN isoform X3, whose translation is MTQETVCERCGQERSPLGLGAAAMPTWGARPASPDRFAVSAEAENKVREQQPHVARIFSVGVSVLPKDCPDNPHIWLQLEGPKENASRAKEYLKGLCSPELQDEIHYPPKLHCIFLGAQGFFLDCLAWSTSAHLVPRAPGSLMISGLTEAFVMAQSRVEELAERLSWDFTPGPSSGASQCTGVLRDFSALLQSPADAHREALLQLPLAVQEELLSLVQEASSGQGPGALASWERRSSGLLGPQCQGVRAPLSDGRESLDTGSMGPGDSRGARGDSYAVVKEGGKQGGPREMDFGWKELPGEEAWEREVALRPQSVGGGARESAPLKGKAVGKEEIAQGGGGFCVHREPAGAHGSCHRAAQSRGASLLQRLHNGNASPPRVPSPPPAPEPPWHCGDRGDCGGRGDGDRGDKQQGMARGRGPQWKRGARGGNLVTGTQRFKEALQDPFTLCLANVPGQPDLRHIVIDGSNVAMVHGLQHYFSSRGIAIAVQYFWDRGHRDITVFVPQWRFSKDAKVRESHFLQKLYSLSLLSLTPSRVMDGKRISSYDDRFHRLPKIWNLLSTPALKQN
- the KHNYN gene encoding protein KHNYN isoform X2, with the protein product MPTWGARPASPDRFAVSAEAENKVREQQPHVARIFSVGVSVLPKDCPDNPHIWLQLEGPKENASRAKEYLKGLCSPELQDEIHYPPKLHCIFLGAQGFFLDCLAWSTSAHLVPRAPGSLMISGLTEAFVMAQSRVEELAERLSWDFTPGPSSGASQCTGVLRDFSALLQSPADAHREALLQLPLAVQEELLSLVQEASSGQGPGALASWERRSSGLLGPQCQGVRAPLSDGRESLDTGSMGPGDSRGARGDSYAVVKEGGKQGGPREMDFGWKELPGEEAWEREVALRPQSVGGGARESAPLKGKAVGKEEIAQGGGGFCVHREPAGAHGSCHRAAQSRGASLLQRLHNGNASPPRVPSPPPAPEPPWHCGDRGDCGGRGDGDRGDKQQGMARGRGPQWKRGARGGNLVTGTQRFKEALQDPFTLCLANVPGQPDLRHIVIDGSNVAMVHGLQHYFSSRGIAIAVQYFWDRGHRDITVFVPQWRFSKDAKVRESHFLQKLYSLSLLSLTPSRVMDGKRISSYDDRFMVKLAEETDGIIVSNDQFRDLAEESEKWMAIIRERLLPFTFVGNLFMVPDDPLGRNGPTLDEFLKKPARTQGSSKAQHPSRGFAEHGKQQQGREEEKGSGGIRKTRETERLRRQLLEVFWGQDHKVDFILQREPYCRDINQLSEALLSLNF
- the KHNYN gene encoding protein KHNYN isoform X1: MTQETVCERCGQERSPLGLGAAAMPTWGARPASPDRFAVSAEAENKVREQQPHVARIFSVGVSVLPKDCPDNPHIWLQLEGPKENASRAKEYLKGLCSPELQDEIHYPPKLHCIFLGAQGFFLDCLAWSTSAHLVPRAPGSLMISGLTEAFVMAQSRVEELAERLSWDFTPGPSSGASQCTGVLRDFSALLQSPADAHREALLQLPLAVQEELLSLVQEASSGQGPGALASWERRSSGLLGPQCQGVRAPLSDGRESLDTGSMGPGDSRGARGDSYAVVKEGGKQGGPREMDFGWKELPGEEAWEREVALRPQSVGGGARESAPLKGKAVGKEEIAQGGGGFCVHREPAGAHGSCHRAAQSRGASLLQRLHNGNASPPRVPSPPPAPEPPWHCGDRGDCGGRGDGDRGDKQQGMARGRGPQWKRGARGGNLVTGTQRFKEALQDPFTLCLANVPGQPDLRHIVIDGSNVAMVHGLQHYFSSRGIAIAVQYFWDRGHRDITVFVPQWRFSKDAKVRESHFLQKLYSLSLLSLTPSRVMDGKRISSYDDRFMVKLAEETDGIIVSNDQFRDLAEESEKWMAIIRERLLPFTFVGNLFMVPDDPLGRNGPTLDEFLKKPARTQGSSKAQHPSRGFAEHGKQQQGREEEKGSGGIRKTRETERLRRQLLEVFWGQDHKVDFILQREPYCRDINQLSEALLSLNF